Proteins found in one Arcobacter sp. F155 genomic segment:
- the moaA gene encoding GTP 3',8-cyclase MoaA: MLVDGFGRKVDYLRVSVTERCNFRCQYCMPEKPFSWVPKEELLSYEDLFEFIKVGIDEGIKKVRITGGEPLLREGLENFIEMIATYKEDIDLALTTNGFLLDQAAQKLKDAGLKRINVSLDSLKEDVAAKVAQKNVLKKVLKGIEAAHKVGLKIKINCVPMQGINDTELVDILEFCKEKGYPVRFIEYMENSHAKDTAKGLTSDEIQEIIRKSYNFTKEERTGSSPSQDYKLEDGYVFGIIEPHKDDFCATCNRIRLTASGVLIPCLYFEDAQSIKEAIQARDIKKAAAILKDVLANKPEKNKWSSEDSTETSTRAFYETGG; this comes from the coding sequence ATGCTAGTAGATGGATTTGGTAGAAAAGTAGACTATCTAAGGGTTTCAGTTACAGAAAGATGTAACTTTAGATGCCAATATTGTATGCCAGAAAAACCATTCTCTTGGGTACCTAAAGAAGAGTTATTAAGCTATGAAGATTTATTTGAATTTATAAAAGTTGGAATAGATGAAGGTATCAAGAAAGTAAGAATTACTGGTGGAGAACCTTTATTAAGAGAAGGTTTAGAAAACTTTATAGAAATGATAGCTACATATAAAGAAGATATAGATTTAGCACTTACAACAAATGGGTTTTTATTAGACCAAGCAGCACAAAAACTAAAAGATGCAGGACTTAAAAGAATTAATGTTTCTTTAGACTCATTAAAAGAAGATGTAGCTGCAAAAGTAGCACAAAAAAATGTTTTAAAGAAAGTTCTAAAAGGAATTGAAGCTGCCCATAAAGTAGGTTTAAAAATAAAAATAAATTGTGTACCTATGCAAGGAATAAATGATACAGAGTTAGTAGATATTTTAGAATTCTGTAAAGAAAAAGGTTATCCTGTTAGATTTATTGAGTATATGGAAAACTCTCATGCAAAAGATACTGCAAAGGGTTTAACAAGTGATGAAATTCAAGAAATAATTAGAAAATCATATAACTTTACAAAAGAAGAAAGAACTGGTTCTTCACCTTCTCAAGATTATAAATTAGAAGATGGCTATGTCTTTGGTATTATTGAACCTCATAAAGATGATTTCTGTGCAACATGTAATAGAATTAGATTAACTGCAAGTGGTGTATTAATTCCATGTTTATATTTTGAAGATGCACAAAGTATTAAAGAAGCAATTCAAGCAAGGGATATCAAAAAAGCAGCAGCTATATTAAAAGATGTTTTAGCAAATAAACCAGAAAAAAATAAGTGGTCATCTGAGGACTCTACTGAGACTTCAACTAGAGCATTTTATGAAACAGGGGGATGA